One segment of Nostoc flagelliforme CCNUN1 DNA contains the following:
- a CDS encoding DevA family ABC transporter ATP-binding protein produces the protein MLPVISIQNLDHHFGQGSLRKQVLSNINLEINAGEIIIMTGPSGSGKTTLLTLVGGLRSTQSGSLRVLGRELCGSSTEQLVQARRRNGYIFQAHNLHSSLTALQNVKMALELHKHLGLKKMLARSAQMLEQVGLGNHLHYYPDKLSGGQKQRVAIARALVSHPQIILADEPTAALDSQSGRNVVNLMHKLAKEQGCTILMVTHDNRILDIADRIVHMEDGKLKPKVKLSA, from the coding sequence ATGCTTCCCGTCATCTCCATCCAGAATCTCGACCACCATTTTGGTCAAGGCTCACTCCGTAAGCAAGTTTTATCTAACATCAACCTGGAGATTAACGCTGGTGAAATTATTATTATGACTGGGCCCTCTGGTTCTGGAAAGACTACCTTGCTGACCTTAGTAGGTGGATTACGTTCTACCCAATCTGGTAGTTTGCGGGTATTGGGGCGAGAGCTTTGTGGCTCTAGTACTGAACAACTAGTGCAGGCGCGACGCCGTAACGGTTATATTTTCCAAGCACATAACTTGCATAGTAGTTTAACAGCACTCCAAAACGTCAAAATGGCTTTGGAATTGCATAAACATCTTGGCTTAAAAAAGATGCTAGCTAGGTCAGCCCAAATGCTAGAGCAGGTAGGATTAGGAAATCATTTGCATTACTATCCTGATAAACTGTCTGGGGGACAAAAACAAAGAGTAGCGATCGCTCGTGCCTTAGTTAGTCATCCTCAAATAATCCTAGCGGATGAACCCACAGCCGCCCTTGACAGTCAATCAGGACGGAATGTAGTCAATCTCATGCATAAACTGGCAAAAGAACAAGGCTGTACCATCTTGATGGTTACTCATGACAACCGCATCCTAGATATTGCCGATCGCATCGTTCACATGGAAGATGGCAAACTCAAGCCAAAAGTAAAACTATCAGCTTAG
- a CDS encoding M23 family metallopeptidase — protein MIEKSASSSNKKLLGFDVKSLTANRRAINVLKGIFAVLPLTFALPVEALQVQVTPTNPKLGDTLSVEINLDNPDNSTNPTVVSGKNTYPAFEIAPNQYRAFVPTTPLEKAGTRTLRVTGDGQVQNLAVNVLNRKFPVQRITLPPGKAGVDATEHELKRVAAFKALQTPEKYWNGVFLKPNAGRMSTTYGVRRYYNGKFAKDYYHRGLDYAGATGSSVIAPAPGRVALVGRVSQGFRVHGNVVGIDHGQGVTSIFMHLSRINVKEGDFVKAGQLIGAVGSTGASTGPHLHWGLYVNGQSVDPTPWRTKVVK, from the coding sequence ATGATTGAGAAAAGCGCTAGTAGTTCAAACAAGAAGTTGCTCGGTTTTGATGTCAAGAGTTTGACAGCCAATCGCCGTGCAATAAATGTGTTAAAGGGAATATTTGCTGTTCTCCCTCTCACCTTCGCATTGCCTGTAGAAGCTTTACAAGTACAGGTGACTCCAACTAATCCTAAATTAGGGGATACGCTTTCGGTAGAGATTAATCTAGATAATCCCGATAATAGTACAAATCCAACAGTAGTTAGTGGTAAGAATACGTACCCAGCCTTTGAAATTGCCCCCAATCAGTATCGGGCTTTTGTTCCCACAACTCCGCTAGAGAAAGCTGGAACTAGAACACTTCGGGTTACAGGGGATGGTCAAGTACAAAACTTGGCAGTGAATGTGCTTAATCGCAAGTTCCCCGTACAACGGATTACTTTGCCACCTGGCAAAGCCGGAGTGGATGCCACAGAGCATGAACTTAAGCGTGTGGCAGCTTTCAAGGCACTACAAACACCAGAAAAGTATTGGAATGGAGTATTTCTAAAGCCAAATGCAGGGCGGATGAGTACAACCTATGGTGTACGTCGCTACTATAATGGTAAATTTGCAAAGGACTACTATCATCGTGGTCTTGACTACGCTGGTGCTACCGGTTCATCCGTAATTGCCCCAGCCCCTGGGCGAGTTGCTTTGGTAGGTAGGGTATCTCAAGGGTTTAGGGTACACGGTAACGTAGTTGGCATTGACCACGGTCAAGGAGTAACCAGTATTTTCATGCACCTAAGTCGTATTAACGTTAAAGAAGGTGATTTTGTGAAAGCTGGTCAACTAATTGGCGCAGTAGGTTCGACAGGTGCTTCTACGGGGCCGCACTTGCACTGGGGTCTGTATGTTAACGGACAATCTGTTGATCCAACACCTTGGCGAACTAAGGTCGTTAAGTAG